The Thermodesulfobacterium sp. TA1 sequence TTTTAAAAGCAAACAAGTAACCAACCTATAAAAAGCCCCTGATTCTAAAAGGGAATATCCAAGGGTTTTAGCCAAAAGTCTGGCAACGGTAGTTTTCCCAGAGGCTGCAGGTCCGTCTATGGTGATTACCTTAGGCTTTTTCATCTTTGCGTACCTTTATTTCCTTTTTATAGATGCTGTCTAATACCCCGTTTACAAAAGCAGGAGAATCGTCTGTGCCGTAAAGTTTGGCAAGCTCAACAGCTTCGTTGATAGAAACCACTTCAGGAATGTCAGGCCTAAAAAACATTTCATAAACCGCTATCCTAAGAATGTTTTTATCTGTGATGTTTATTCGGTCTAAAGGCCAGGAAGGGGTATATTTTTGGATAATACCATCTATAAACTCTAAGTTTTCTGAGATTCCCCTCACCAATTCTTCGCCAAAACTTAAAGCCTCAAGGCTGTTTATGTTAAGAAATTTTTTATACAAATTAATAGCTTCTTCGGTAGAGGCCTTAGATAGCTCTTTTTGGTACAAAATCTGTAAAGCTATTTCTCTACCTTTTCTTCTAATCATATCCTACTTATCTACCTATATCATCTTTTCTGCTATGTAGACTGTAAGGTCTCCTAACATATTAGTATATGACCCAAGCTCGTTGTCATACCATCCATAAACTACTACCTGAGTAATAGGAATTTCTACGTGGGTGCAGACTGTGCCTACTTCTGGTAGTGCTTTGCAGATGTCAACTTTGGCGGTGGCTGTCCTGGTATGGGTTTCGCTTCCTTCTATGATGGCTGCAGCCTTAGGATAGCCTATGACATCTGAAGAAACGTTTTGTTCTGTAGTAAAAATTAGAAAGTCTTTGTACTTAGTAGCGGCAGCTTCTTTGTAGATGTTATTGATAAGTTCTCTGTCTATATGGTTTTCTATGCTTTCATCCTGAATGTTTATCGTGAGTATGATTAAACTTCCTGTGGTTAAAGGAACTCTCACGCTTTCTGCCATAAAACCTACTTTTTTCATCTCAGGTATAACCAAGCTAAGGGCCTCTGCTGCACCGGTAGTTGTAAGTATGATGTTATTAAAAACGCTTCTCATTCTTCTAAGGTCTTTAGTGCCTTCCTTAGGTAGACGGTCAAGCACTACTTGTGAACTAGTAGCAGCATGCACGGTAACCATCGAGGCTGAAAGTATACGGTCTACTCCAAAATAATCTAAAAGTGGTTTGACCATAAAAGCCAAACAGGTGGTAGTACAAGAAGCGGCGGAGATAAGGTTATGTTTGTTAGGTTGATAAACCTCTTCGTTTATCCCATAAACTACTGTAACCGCATCCTCTGGAATACCTTTTTCTTTTTCTTTAACCTTAAACGGTGCGGAAACGATTACTTTTTCAGCACCTCCCAAAAAATGTCCTCTAACAGCACCTTTAGAACCTTCTGGGTCTGCGTTTGGGTCTCTAAACTTTCCGGTGCAATCAATCACCAACTTAACCCCTTCTTCTCTCCAGTTTATTTCCTTAGGATTCCTACTGGTTCTCAAGATTTTTACCTTTACCCCGTCTATATACATCGTTCCTTCTTTTTCGTCTAAATTTTCAATAACCCTTTTTCCTTTATGTCCGTAAAGATAAACAGGAAGCCATCCATAGGTGCTGTCTTTTTCTAAGTAGCTTGCTATATCTGAAAAAGAAGTTCCCACTTCTCTTCCAACATTTACTACAATTTCATCAAAATACTTTCTTGCTATATGATGCCACAAAGTAAGTTTACCAATTCTTCCTAAACCGTTTATGCCTAACTTCATAATACACCTCCTATATGGTTATATTTTGAAGCCTTGGTTAAAAGGTCGATTTTTCCTTTGAAAACTTGACCGGTTATTCCGTTTAAGGTGATCCAATCCCCTAACCTAAGGACATGTCCGTTAATTTTGGCTTCTTTCTTTACTTCGTCTATACTTAAGTTTTCACAACCAACCACACAGATCTTCCCCAGTCTTGAAGCTACTATGGCAGCATGTGAGGTTTGTCCGCCTCTTGCCGTAAGAATACCATCTACTCTGTGGATTTCTCGTATGTTGTCTGGCACTGTATCGTATCTTACCAATATCAAGGGTTCTCCTGTATCCATGCTTAAAATATCTTCCCATCCAAAAGCTATCTTACCTGAAATCAACCCACCGGTAACACCTATACCTTTACCTATGTATTCTAAGTTTTTAAGTAATTCTTTGCTAAAGAAGGGTATTTCTCTTTCTTCTCTAAGAATTATATCCCTTACTTGTAAAATATAAAGGGAATTTGGGTCATTTCCTTCAAAAGTAAACTCAATTTCTTGGTGGCCCCATCCTTTTTCATACACTAAATAATAGGCTAAATCAAGTAAAGCTTTATAAACATCAGGAAAAGCTTCTTGTAAAGAAGGTCCTTCTCTTTCTTCTATCTTCTTTTGTTCTATAGAAATAGGATAGGCATTTACCAGCCCTGAGACGATGTCTTCTCCTTGGTTATAAGAGGTGTAGTCTCCCCAGAGGATAATCCTCGGAAATTTTCCTACCGGAGAGGTGGTTAACGTAACCCCTGTTCCTGTTAGGTCTCCCATGTTTCCAAAAACCATCTGCTGAACGATGACCGCTGTACCCCATTCGTCAGAAAGCTGCATTATTTCACGATAAGACCTTGCCTTTTCATTAAACCAAGAGGTTAAAATAAGTTCAATACCTTTAAAAAGCTGTTCCCAAGGGTCATCTAAAACAGGAATTCCTAATTCTTGAACACTTTTTCTGTATAACAACGCAAGTTCTTTCATCTGTTCTCCGCTAAACTCCCTTTTTTTCTTTACCTTATACTTTCTTTTATGCTCCCGCATAAGATGGTTGAAAAAATCCCTCTGTACCCCAAAAGCCATCGCCCAGCTTTGGATAAACCTTCTATAAGTATCCCATGCAAACCATAGATTTCCAGAAACCTTAGCCAACCCTTCTACCGTCTCAAGGTTTAACCCTACGTTTAAGATAGAGTTCATCATCCCAGGCATAGAAAGAGCAGCCCCACTTCTTATACTGACTACTAAAGGATTTTCTTTTCCTCCAAAAACTTTTTGAGAAATGTTTTCTAACAGATTGATATTATATTTAATTTTTTCTGTATAATCATTCCACAGCTCTGGATATTTTTGGATAAGGGGATAACATCTAAAAACTTCGGTGGTTAAGATAAATCCTGGAGGGATTTTATTTTTTATTCCTTCTTCTTGGGCTAATATAGTAAGGATATAACCTTTATTACCGAGATAGATTAGGTCGGTTACTAAGGAGTTAGGTTTATGGATAAAAGAAACCGTTCTCCTTGGGTCATAACTCATAAGCAAGTTTAGGTCCTGTTTAGCTATTTTTTCTAAGTAAGAAGAAAGGATGTCGTAGATTTTTTTGAGAAACCGGTCTAAATGGGTTAAGCCAAAGGCCTCCCCTATGATATCTTTTATAACCACCTCACTTATACAAAAATAAATTTGTTCTCGTTCTAATCCACAAAAACATTTTTTATATTTTGATAAAATCTCTTCCTCGTTTAAGGTTTGAAAAACTAAAGGAAAAACCTTAAGATAGGGGTTAACATAGTAAACTTTAACTATATGCTGAACGCCCTCTAAAAGTCCTCTAAAGATATCTAAGTATTGATTGTAAGTGAGAGGATAACTTTTTAGCGAATATTCTAAAAGGTTTAGGGAGGATTCAAACTTTTGCGAAAAAATTCCGTCTATTTCAAGGGCTTTTTTGAAAAGTTTTAAAATTTTTAGGATTTTAAAGAAAGATGCCCTGGTAATAAACTGTAAATCAAAGCCCTCTATTAGTTTTTCAAATAAAAGGTTGGCTAAGTATTCAAGACGAAAGGTGAGACCTAAGGCGTCAAACTTTTTTTCTTTATACCTTCCATACATAGAGGGGATGTCTGCAGCTATGTGCCTTTTTTGCAAAATTTCTTCTAAAGGAGGATAGGTTTGTTGAGATAAAATGACCCCTTTAAGCTCTTCCATCCAGCCTAAAATCTTTTCTAAGAGCAAATACAAATCCTTGGGTTCTTCTTGAAGCAGTGTCTTTAGTTCTTTGATAAAAGGATATTCTCTTTCATCATACTGCATCAACAAAAGGTTTACATCTTTTAGAACCCCAAAATATTTTTGATACTCTAAATGGTATAAATAAACGGTAAGATAAAACTTTTTCTTATAGCTTTCGTCAAAATCTATGTTTTTAAGGGCTTTTTCCAAAGAATAAAGGTCTATATTTAAAAGGTCTTCAAAGTCCTTTAGGTTTGCTTCCTGAAAAACCTTTTGGATTAATTTTTGCATTTGAACATGTAATTCTATTTCTTCATTTTTTATTTTATTATGAACTGTTTCCGGAACATATTTAATAATATGTGTATCATCTAAGGTAAACCAGAATTTAAGTATATTTTGGATAAACTCAACGGCTAAGCTTGAGTTTTCGATGTGGATAAATTTTCTTAAAAAGTGGATTAAGGTGTCTCTTCTTTTGAAAAGCTCGTCAAGTTCGGTTGAAAGGTCTCTTATAAGGCCTTCAGCTCCGATTTCGTTGTAATAGACAGGCAATAGTTTACAAAACTGTTTTGTAAGGTTATATACCGGTTTGATAGGTGCATTAAGTAGATGAGTAATCTCTTTTTGAAAAAGGTCGGTATCTTTGATAGAAATGCCGTAAAGTTTTAGGTTAAGTATCATCGCAGCAAGAAGACTGCTACACCATTCAGGATTAACCTTAAAGATCTCAAGCCAAGTTTTTATGTTAATAAGATGATGAGGATTTTGGATTATCTTCCAGTTAAGACCAATTCCCCTGATTTGGGGAGGTTGAAAACCAAACTTAATGATTTCGTTTATTAACACCTCTATAAGATAGACTTCTTTTTTGTTTAAAATACAAATTCCGATGTTTTTTATGCATTCAAGGACAGTTCGAGGATAAAGATTAAGTTTTTCTTTAAGGATACCAAAAAATTTTATGATAAACTCATCTAAGTTTTGAGAAGGTTTGGAGTTTATAAGTAAAATCAAGTTTCGGTTTACTTCTTTGATCAGTTCTTCATGGATAAGCCTAAGTAGAGGAGCTTTTATCAAATCAAAAAGAAAATTAATCTTTAATTCATCTGAGATATGATGTTGGTTTAGTTGATTGATAGAAGATATAAAATTTTTTAGCTTTTTAAGTAGGTCTAAATGGTCTGGAAAGGACAAAAGTTGAGACAAATTAACCGTTTCTTCGTTTAAACATTTAAGAAGGTCGTTAAAATAACTTGGGGTTAAAAAGTATTCTTTTATATTACTTTCAGAAAGTTTTTGAATAAGATTAACCTCACAGGTTTCTGCTAATTTTTCCCACAAAGTATAGGTTAAAATATAGGCTTTTTTAAAAAGGTCTATGTAAACTAACTCAAGTTCTCGCGAAAGGGAAAGTTTGGTTAATTTTTGTATTAAACGTTTAAAAGAGTAATAGTTTTCTAAAAAATTTAAAAAATATTCTTCTGGAAGATTGGTTATGGCCTTTAAAATTTCCTTAAAAACCGGGATTAATTCATAAAAACTTTCCTGGTCTATAAGGTCAGCCGTTTTGTCAAGGATAGAAAAGATAGTTTCTGCGGTCTTG is a genomic window containing:
- the nusB gene encoding transcription antitermination factor NusB, which produces MIRRKGREIALQILYQKELSKASTEEAINLYKKFLNINSLEALSFGEELVRGISENLEFIDGIIQKYTPSWPLDRINITDKNILRIAVYEMFFRPDIPEVVSINEAVELAKLYGTDDSPAFVNGVLDSIYKKEIKVRKDEKA
- a CDS encoding type I glyceraldehyde-3-phosphate dehydrogenase yields the protein MKLGINGLGRIGKLTLWHHIARKYFDEIVVNVGREVGTSFSDIASYLEKDSTYGWLPVYLYGHKGKRVIENLDEKEGTMYIDGVKVKILRTSRNPKEINWREEGVKLVIDCTGKFRDPNADPEGSKGAVRGHFLGGAEKVIVSAPFKVKEKEKGIPEDAVTVVYGINEEVYQPNKHNLISAASCTTTCLAFMVKPLLDYFGVDRILSASMVTVHAATSSQVVLDRLPKEGTKDLRRMRSVFNNIILTTTGAAEALSLVIPEMKKVGFMAESVRVPLTTGSLIILTINIQDESIENHIDRELINNIYKEAAATKYKDFLIFTTEQNVSSDVIGYPKAAAIIEGSETHTRTATAKVDICKALPEVGTVCTHVEIPITQVVVYGWYDNELGSYTNMLGDLTVYIAEKMI
- a CDS encoding PEP/pyruvate-binding domain-containing protein — its product is MEKFTSKALLANLAYTFVEDVQYEPKYNVFLEIYAKFPGLRQQIEHLLKESFHPYKNSALVLEELRSFFLANLSLLIKHPYRNRAYWLIFDLLFKFFGKDQDVNIKTAETIFSILDKTADLIDQESFYELIPVFKEILKAITNLPEEYFLNFLENYYSFKRLIQKLTKLSLSRELELVYIDLFKKAYILTYTLWEKLAETCEVNLIQKLSESNIKEYFLTPSYFNDLLKCLNEETVNLSQLLSFPDHLDLLKKLKNFISSINQLNQHHISDELKINFLFDLIKAPLLRLIHEELIKEVNRNLILLINSKPSQNLDEFIIKFFGILKEKLNLYPRTVLECIKNIGICILNKKEVYLIEVLINEIIKFGFQPPQIRGIGLNWKIIQNPHHLINIKTWLEIFKVNPEWCSSLLAAMILNLKLYGISIKDTDLFQKEITHLLNAPIKPVYNLTKQFCKLLPVYYNEIGAEGLIRDLSTELDELFKRRDTLIHFLRKFIHIENSSLAVEFIQNILKFWFTLDDTHIIKYVPETVHNKIKNEEIELHVQMQKLIQKVFQEANLKDFEDLLNIDLYSLEKALKNIDFDESYKKKFYLTVYLYHLEYQKYFGVLKDVNLLLMQYDEREYPFIKELKTLLQEEPKDLYLLLEKILGWMEELKGVILSQQTYPPLEEILQKRHIAADIPSMYGRYKEKKFDALGLTFRLEYLANLLFEKLIEGFDLQFITRASFFKILKILKLFKKALEIDGIFSQKFESSLNLLEYSLKSYPLTYNQYLDIFRGLLEGVQHIVKVYYVNPYLKVFPLVFQTLNEEEILSKYKKCFCGLEREQIYFCISEVVIKDIIGEAFGLTHLDRFLKKIYDILSSYLEKIAKQDLNLLMSYDPRRTVSFIHKPNSLVTDLIYLGNKGYILTILAQEEGIKNKIPPGFILTTEVFRCYPLIQKYPELWNDYTEKIKYNINLLENISQKVFGGKENPLVVSIRSGAALSMPGMMNSILNVGLNLETVEGLAKVSGNLWFAWDTYRRFIQSWAMAFGVQRDFFNHLMREHKRKYKVKKKREFSGEQMKELALLYRKSVQELGIPVLDDPWEQLFKGIELILTSWFNEKARSYREIMQLSDEWGTAVIVQQMVFGNMGDLTGTGVTLTTSPVGKFPRIILWGDYTSYNQGEDIVSGLVNAYPISIEQKKIEEREGPSLQEAFPDVYKALLDLAYYLVYEKGWGHQEIEFTFEGNDPNSLYILQVRDIILREEREIPFFSKELLKNLEYIGKGIGVTGGLISGKIAFGWEDILSMDTGEPLILVRYDTVPDNIREIHRVDGILTARGGQTSHAAIVASRLGKICVVGCENLSIDEVKKEAKINGHVLRLGDWITLNGITGQVFKGKIDLLTKASKYNHIGGVL